Proteins co-encoded in one Capillibacterium thermochitinicola genomic window:
- a CDS encoding energy-coupling factor ABC transporter ATP-binding protein produces MEIKLEEISVVYARKDAPLKALNNVSFTIKTGEAVALLGPIGSGKSTLLQVMAGLLKPTSGRLSVGGQDGPIVLSIQEPQRGFFAATVREEVAFGPENLDLNRAEIEARVAWALTAVGLEREKWETSPLKLSGGEQRRVALAAALAMKPRFLLLDEPTIGLDGPGEEALRQTLQRIKTEMGIGLLVASHDPDFLYMFTDRVLVLVNGELRADTTWSAWAQKASAVAPDLKLPFLLGLLRRLAEAGAPVNAAPATPAEAWYELSRLRRAREKGGPD; encoded by the coding sequence ATGGAAATAAAGTTGGAAGAGATTTCGGTGGTCTATGCCCGGAAGGATGCACCGCTTAAGGCCCTAAATAACGTTAGTTTTACCATAAAAACGGGTGAAGCAGTTGCCCTGCTTGGACCGATTGGCTCCGGAAAGTCCACTCTTTTGCAGGTGATGGCCGGACTCCTTAAACCCACTTCGGGGCGACTTTCTGTGGGTGGACAGGATGGCCCGATCGTCCTCTCCATCCAGGAGCCACAGCGGGGCTTTTTCGCGGCTACGGTCCGGGAAGAAGTGGCTTTCGGTCCGGAAAATCTTGACCTGAACCGGGCGGAGATCGAGGCGCGGGTGGCCTGGGCATTAACGGCGGTTGGTCTGGAGCGGGAGAAGTGGGAAACTTCGCCGCTTAAACTCTCCGGTGGGGAACAAAGACGGGTGGCGTTGGCGGCTGCGCTGGCGATGAAACCCCGTTTTTTACTTCTGGACGAACCGACGATCGGATTGGACGGCCCGGGGGAAGAAGCTTTGCGCCAAACCTTACAGCGGATTAAGACGGAGATGGGAATTGGTCTTTTGGTGGCTTCCCATGATCCCGATTTTCTTTACATGTTCACCGACCGGGTTTTGGTTTTGGTCAATGGAGAACTGCGGGCCGACACCACCTGGAGTGCCTGGGCGCAAAAGGCGTCTGCGGTGGCACCGGACTTGAAACTTCCCTTTTTACTTGGACTGCTGCGCCGCTTGGCCGAGGCGGGTGCACCGGTGAATGCGGCCCCGGCGACACCGGCGGAAGCGTGGTACGAGTTGTCCCGCCTCCGCAGGGCCCGGGAGAAGGGGGGACCAGACTGA
- a CDS encoding ATP-binding cassette domain-containing protein, with translation MGRFFVLDDVSYCYPGSVKTGVCQVNLELEPGTFLAVLGANGSGKSTLARLCCGLLKPTAGRVLVEGYSTANDEELRYIYQQVGIVFQHPENQFVASTVEREIAFGVENRCLSSREIRRVVDEELARFGLTDLKTAQPHSLSGGEKRLLSLADVWALKPKLILVDEPLAMLDPGTKQRITRILQELKTHGQSMIWFTHGLAEVMTADQVLVMVDGRVVWRGQPAALLRMAGQARAWGITLPPATQVASTLGIGNSLVADEDELVAVLWK, from the coding sequence ATGGGACGTTTCTTTGTTTTAGATGATGTCTCCTACTGCTACCCCGGATCTGTCAAGACCGGGGTTTGTCAGGTTAATCTGGAGCTTGAACCGGGAACTTTTCTGGCGGTACTCGGGGCCAACGGGTCGGGAAAATCAACACTGGCCCGTTTGTGTTGTGGTCTTTTAAAACCAACCGCCGGCCGGGTTCTGGTCGAGGGGTATTCGACCGCCAACGATGAGGAACTAAGGTATATCTACCAGCAGGTTGGCATTGTGTTTCAGCATCCGGAGAACCAATTTGTGGCCAGTACCGTTGAACGGGAGATCGCTTTTGGGGTGGAAAACAGATGTTTATCGTCCCGGGAGATCCGGCGGGTGGTCGACGAGGAACTGGCCCGGTTCGGTTTGACGGATTTAAAGACGGCCCAGCCCCATTCCCTATCCGGTGGCGAGAAACGCTTACTTTCCTTGGCGGATGTCTGGGCGTTGAAACCAAAACTGATTTTAGTGGACGAGCCGTTAGCGATGCTTGATCCGGGTACCAAGCAACGGATAACCCGGATCTTACAGGAGCTGAAAACCCACGGGCAGAGTATGATCTGGTTCACCCACGGTCTGGCGGAAGTGATGACCGCCGATCAGGTGTTGGTGATGGTGGACGGCCGGGTGGTGTGGCGCGGCCAACCGGCGGCGCTGCTGCGCATGGCCGGGCAGGCCCGGGCCTGGGGGATCACCCTTCCGCCGGCCACGCAGGTCGCTTCCACGCTGGGGATTGGCAATTCGCTAGTGGCCGACGAAGATGAACTGGTGGCAGTATTATGGAAATAA
- the rplQ gene encoding 50S ribosomal protein L17, whose amino-acid sequence MNLRRLGRPAGHRKALFRNLVTELIRHEKITTTETKAKEIRALAEKMITLGKQGDLSARREVAKVIMDKAVVKKLFDEVATRYADRNGGYTRVVRIGPRRGDAAPMAVIELV is encoded by the coding sequence ATGAACTTACGACGTTTAGGTCGCCCGGCGGGCCACCGGAAAGCGCTTTTCCGTAATTTGGTTACCGAACTCATTAGACATGAGAAGATTACCACTACGGAGACAAAGGCAAAAGAGATTCGGGCTTTGGCCGAAAAAATGATTACCCTGGGGAAACAAGGGGACCTTAGTGCCCGTCGTGAAGTTGCCAAAGTGATCATGGATAAAGCCGTGGTCAAAAAACTCTTTGACGAGGTTGCGACCAGGTATGCGGATCGGAACGGGGGTTACACCCGCGTGGTGAGAATCGGACCCCGTCGTGGCGATGCCGCGCCGATGGCTGTGATCGAACTAGTCTAA
- a CDS encoding DNA-directed RNA polymerase subunit alpha produces the protein MIEIEKPRVIIDEIKDDRYGRFIVEPLERGYGTTLGNSLRRVLLSSLPGAAVTAVKIEGVLHEFSTIPGVVEDTTEIIMNLKKIMVKIHGDGPQVARLEVRESKEVTAADIMVPSDVEILNPDHHIATVSEGGSLVMEITFDKGRGYVPAERNKKPDAVIGTIPVDSIFTPVHKVNYVVEDTRVGQITDYDRLVLELWTSGSINPVEAVSLAAKILTEHLMLFVNLSDTVSEAEIMVEKEEESKDKILEMNIEELDLSVRSYNCLKRAGINTVQELIKKTPEDMMKVRNLGKKSLEEVESKLAALGLSLRKSEE, from the coding sequence ATGATCGAAATCGAAAAACCCAGAGTGATCATCGACGAAATCAAAGACGACCGGTATGGTCGCTTCATCGTTGAGCCGTTGGAGCGAGGATACGGGACGACCCTCGGTAATTCTTTGCGGCGGGTGCTGTTGTCATCTTTACCGGGGGCAGCGGTTACGGCGGTGAAGATCGAAGGTGTCCTGCATGAGTTTTCGACGATCCCGGGGGTAGTGGAAGATACCACCGAGATCATTATGAACCTGAAGAAGATAATGGTAAAGATTCACGGGGATGGCCCGCAGGTTGCCCGGCTCGAAGTGAGGGAGAGCAAAGAGGTGACGGCGGCCGATATTATGGTCCCCAGTGATGTGGAGATTTTAAACCCGGACCATCACATTGCCACCGTGAGTGAGGGTGGTAGTCTGGTGATGGAGATCACTTTCGACAAAGGTCGAGGATATGTTCCAGCCGAACGGAACAAGAAACCGGATGCGGTGATCGGGACAATTCCGGTTGATTCCATCTTTACCCCGGTGCACAAGGTCAATTATGTGGTGGAAGACACCCGTGTAGGTCAGATTACGGATTATGACCGGTTAGTTCTGGAGTTGTGGACCAGCGGTAGTATCAACCCGGTGGAAGCCGTGAGTTTAGCGGCGAAAATCCTGACTGAACATTTGATGCTCTTCGTCAACTTAAGTGACACGGTCAGCGAGGCCGAGATCATGGTGGAGAAAGAGGAAGAATCGAAGGATAAGATCCTGGAAATGAACATCGAAGAGCTGGATTTGTCGGTCCGGTCGTACAACTGCCTGAAACGAGCCGGAATTAATACGGTGCAAGAATTAATCAAAAAGACGCCGGAGGATATGATGAAAGTGCGTAACCTCGGGAAGAAATCCCTCGAGGAAGTGGAGTCGAAGCTTGCCGCACTTGGTCTCTCCCTCCGGAAGTCGGAAGAATAA
- the rpsD gene encoding 30S ribosomal protein S4: MARYIGAVCKICRREGEKLFLKADRCLSDKCSFNRRSYPPGQHGEGQARRKLSEYGLQLREKQKCRRIYGLLETQFRRYFEMAERKKGITGENLLQLLETRLDNVVYRLRLAGSRREARQLVRHGFFRVNDRKVNIPSYQVKPGDVITLKENANKSPLIKGILEANDGKNIPEWLELDTNNWTARVVSIPTREQIDVPVQEHLIVELYSR; encoded by the coding sequence ATGGCAAGATATATCGGTGCAGTATGTAAAATTTGTCGTCGCGAAGGGGAAAAGCTGTTTCTCAAAGCGGACCGTTGCCTTTCCGATAAATGCAGTTTTAACCGGAGGAGCTACCCCCCTGGACAGCACGGGGAAGGACAAGCGCGCCGCAAATTGTCCGAATATGGTTTGCAGCTCCGGGAGAAACAAAAATGCCGCCGGATTTATGGCCTTTTGGAGACCCAGTTCCGCCGGTACTTTGAGATGGCCGAACGGAAAAAGGGTATTACCGGTGAGAACCTGTTGCAGCTCCTGGAAACCCGGTTGGACAATGTGGTCTACCGTTTAAGGCTGGCCGGATCCCGGCGGGAAGCACGGCAGCTGGTCAGGCATGGGTTCTTCCGTGTTAATGACCGTAAAGTTAACATCCCTTCTTACCAGGTAAAACCGGGCGATGTCATTACCTTGAAAGAGAATGCCAACAAGTCGCCGTTGATTAAAGGTATTCTCGAGGCGAATGATGGCAAAAATATTCCTGAATGGTTAGAATTGGATACTAACAACTGGACCGCACGGGTTGTTTCGATCCCTACGCGGGAACAGATCGACGTTCCGGTTCAGGAACACCTCATTGTCGAGCTATACTCCCGTTAA
- the rpsK gene encoding 30S ribosomal protein S11, giving the protein MASPRKGTRSRRREKKYVENGAAHIKSTFNNTIVTISDLNGNVLSWSSAGAMGFKGSRKNTPYAAGMAAESAAKAAMEYGLKQVEVYVKGPGAGREAAIRSLQAAGLEVSMIKDVTPIPHNGCRPPKRRRV; this is encoded by the coding sequence ATGGCTTCTCCGCGTAAAGGAACCAGAAGCAGAAGAAGAGAGAAGAAATATGTAGAGAACGGTGCGGCCCATATTAAGTCTACATTTAACAATACGATCGTGACCATTTCCGACCTGAACGGTAATGTTTTATCCTGGTCTTCGGCCGGAGCAATGGGTTTTAAGGGTTCGCGGAAGAATACCCCTTACGCGGCCGGTATGGCAGCAGAAAGTGCGGCGAAAGCAGCGATGGAATATGGTCTCAAACAAGTTGAGGTTTATGTGAAGGGGCCAGGCGCGGGACGGGAAGCGGCGATTCGCTCTTTGCAAGCGGCCGGCTTGGAAGTGAGCATGATTAAAGACGTTACTCCGATTCCGCACAACGGTTGCCGTCCACCGAAACGGCGTCGGGTCTAA
- the rpsM gene encoding 30S ribosomal protein S13 — protein sequence MARIAGVDLPRDKRLEIALTYIYGIGLSLSREILAKTGVNPDTRVRDLTEDEISRLREVIDHEYKVEGDLRREESMNIKRLIEIGSYRGLRHRRGLPVRGQRTKTNARTRKGPAKTVGRKKKA from the coding sequence GTGGCACGTATTGCGGGTGTCGATTTACCAAGGGATAAACGATTGGAAATTGCCTTGACTTATATTTATGGTATTGGGTTATCCTTATCCCGTGAGATTCTGGCAAAAACCGGCGTCAACCCGGATACCAGAGTGCGGGATCTGACCGAAGACGAGATCTCAAGGCTCCGTGAAGTGATCGATCATGAGTATAAGGTCGAAGGGGATCTCCGCCGGGAAGAAAGCATGAACATCAAACGGCTGATTGAGATCGGAAGTTATCGTGGGCTCCGGCACCGTCGGGGTTTACCGGTCCGCGGGCAAAGGACGAAAACGAACGCCCGGACCAGAAAAGGCCCGGCGAAAACGGTAGGACGTAAGAAAAAGGCATAA
- the rpmJ gene encoding 50S ribosomal protein L36: MKVAPSVKAICEHCKIIRRKGRVMVICVNPKHKQKQG; the protein is encoded by the coding sequence TTGAAAGTTGCGCCGTCTGTGAAAGCAATATGTGAGCATTGTAAGATTATCCGTCGAAAAGGGCGGGTTATGGTAATCTGTGTTAATCCCAAGCATAAGCAGAAACAGGGTTAA
- the infA gene encoding translation initiation factor IF-1 — translation MGKDDIIEVEGTVIEPLPNAMFRVELANGHVVLAHISGKMRMNFIRILAGDRVTVELSPYDLTRGRIVYRYK, via the coding sequence TTGGGGAAAGATGATATTATCGAAGTCGAGGGGACGGTAATTGAGCCGTTGCCGAACGCAATGTTCCGGGTAGAGTTGGCCAATGGCCATGTCGTTTTGGCGCATATCTCCGGGAAAATGCGGATGAACTTTATTCGAATCTTGGCCGGGGACCGGGTGACGGTGGAATTATCTCCTTACGACTTGACCCGCGGCCGGATTGTCTACCGTTATAAATAA
- a CDS encoding KOW domain-containing RNA-binding protein, protein MVKTAVTEVRLGQKVISTRGRDAGSIFLVVGLLNEDYVLVADGRKRSMERPKKKNRKHLSLTLQVDTAIAKKLSAGQPVADEEIVDAIQRLGENLKEGEVNLGER, encoded by the coding sequence ATGGTAAAGACGGCGGTGACGGAAGTCCGTTTGGGACAAAAGGTGATCTCAACCCGCGGGCGGGATGCCGGGAGCATTTTCCTTGTTGTCGGCTTGCTCAATGAAGACTATGTTCTGGTGGCGGACGGGCGAAAACGTTCCATGGAGCGGCCGAAGAAGAAAAACCGGAAACACCTCTCCCTCACCCTACAAGTGGACACGGCGATTGCGAAAAAACTGTCTGCCGGTCAGCCGGTAGCGGATGAAGAGATTGTCGACGCTATCCAGCGTTTGGGGGAAAATTTAAAGGAAGGTGAGGTTAACCTTGGGGAAAGATGA
- the map gene encoding type I methionyl aminopeptidase: MITRKSLFELDRMRKAGEITRLILGRIAAAVKPGITTKELDELAEAAAKEFGVKPAFKGYQGFPACVCTSVNEQVVHGIPGPRKLKTGDIISLDFGVVYKGYYGDAAVTVGVGEIAPEHQRLLEVTREALWKGINAARAGNRLSAISRAIQEHVESNGFSVVRDFVGHGIGQAMHEEPQVPNYVSPLQSYNPVLKPGMTLAIEPMVNAGSYQVKIDPRDHWTVTTMDGSYSAHFEHTVLVTEGEPEILTQLRESRGDDGGMVQW, encoded by the coding sequence ATGATCACTAGGAAATCCCTGTTTGAACTTGACCGGATGCGGAAAGCCGGGGAAATTACCCGGTTGATCCTGGGCCGGATTGCGGCGGCGGTCAAACCTGGGATTACCACAAAGGAACTGGATGAACTGGCGGAGGCGGCGGCCAAGGAGTTTGGGGTTAAACCGGCGTTCAAGGGTTATCAAGGTTTCCCGGCGTGTGTTTGTACCTCAGTCAATGAGCAGGTGGTGCATGGGATACCCGGACCACGGAAGTTGAAAACCGGGGATATTATCAGTCTGGACTTTGGCGTGGTGTATAAAGGATATTACGGTGATGCGGCGGTAACAGTAGGAGTCGGTGAGATTGCCCCTGAACATCAGCGGTTACTGGAAGTCACGCGTGAGGCTTTATGGAAGGGGATCAACGCGGCCCGGGCGGGAAACCGGTTGTCGGCGATCTCCCGGGCCATTCAGGAACATGTGGAGAGCAACGGGTTTTCGGTGGTTCGTGATTTTGTCGGTCACGGGATCGGGCAGGCCATGCATGAAGAACCACAGGTGCCCAACTATGTTTCCCCTCTCCAAAGTTATAACCCGGTCTTGAAGCCGGGCATGACCCTGGCGATTGAACCGATGGTCAATGCCGGTTCCTATCAGGTTAAGATCGACCCCCGCGACCACTGGACGGTGACAACAATGGACGGGTCCTATTCGGCCCACTTTGAGCATACCGTATTGGTGACCGAGGGAGAGCCCGAGATCTTAACCCAACTGCGGGAGAGCCGGGGGGATGACGGGGGCATGGTGCAATGGTAA